A single window of Agromyces sp. Leaf222 DNA harbors:
- the sigK gene encoding ECF RNA polymerase sigma factor SigK, with protein MLGSVVDVAEQLGESPRALEALLVATADGDREAFAALYDATSARVFGLVRRLLVDAAQAEEVTQDVFLEAWQTAARFDPERGSAIPWLLTLAHRRAVDRVRASQSSRERDLKAGIRDLEIPVDEVAEAAEIAIEHEKVAEALTALSPAHRECISLAYYGGCTQSEIATRLEIPLGTVKTRLRDGMIRLRDLLGVTT; from the coding sequence ATGCTGGGTTCCGTGGTCGACGTCGCTGAGCAGCTCGGGGAATCCCCTCGCGCCCTCGAAGCTCTCCTCGTGGCCACCGCCGACGGCGACCGCGAGGCGTTCGCCGCCCTCTACGACGCGACGTCGGCCCGGGTCTTCGGCCTGGTCCGACGACTGCTCGTCGACGCCGCGCAGGCCGAGGAGGTGACGCAGGACGTGTTCCTCGAGGCATGGCAGACCGCCGCTCGGTTCGATCCCGAACGCGGCTCCGCGATCCCATGGTTGCTCACGCTCGCGCATCGCCGCGCGGTCGACCGCGTGCGGGCGTCGCAGTCGTCGCGCGAACGCGACCTGAAGGCCGGCATCCGCGATCTCGAGATTCCGGTCGACGAGGTCGCCGAGGCGGCCGAGATCGCGATCGAGCACGAGAAGGTGGCCGAGGCGCTGACCGCGCTCAGCCCCGCACATCGCGAGTGCATCTCGCTCGCCTACTACGGGGGCTGCACGCAGTCCGAGATCGCGACGAGACTCGAGATACCGCTGGGCACGGTGAAGACCCGGCTGCGAGATGGCATGATCCGATTGCGAGACCTCCTGGGGGTGACGACATGA
- a CDS encoding anti-sigma factor domain-containing protein, translated as MNPADDAGDDLRDLAPAYALDALDEFDRVRFERALAVSPELQAEVAAFREVASGLGDAVEPVAPPASLKASLFDRLDSAPQERRADAAASVAPVQQAPAEPAPVAPATSAAPEAQPAPDAQPAPDAQPAPVADLAARRARRRLAIAWSSAAAVVLLVAGAFIGTNWFGPNGWGAQREMAALTSASDAQQTTTEVAGGGEITLVSSVEQGRSAILAAGLSELGDEHTYELWYIDEAGASSAGTFDVAGSDEAWRILEGEFAPGVAVGITVEPAGGSPQPTTDPVAVIQT; from the coding sequence ATGAATCCAGCGGATGACGCGGGCGACGACCTGCGCGACCTCGCGCCGGCGTACGCGCTCGACGCGCTCGACGAGTTCGACCGCGTCAGGTTCGAGCGCGCCCTCGCCGTCTCCCCCGAGCTCCAGGCCGAGGTCGCCGCGTTCCGCGAGGTCGCGTCGGGCCTCGGCGACGCCGTCGAACCCGTCGCGCCGCCGGCCTCGCTCAAGGCGAGCCTGTTCGACCGGCTCGACTCGGCACCCCAAGAGCGGCGAGCGGATGCCGCGGCATCCGTCGCGCCCGTGCAGCAGGCGCCCGCCGAACCCGCGCCCGTCGCGCCCGCGACATCCGCTGCTCCCGAAGCCCAGCCCGCCCCGGATGCCCAGCCCGCGCCGGATGCCCAGCCCGCGCCCGTCGCCGACCTCGCCGCCCGCCGCGCCCGTCGGCGGCTCGCGATCGCGTGGTCGTCGGCCGCCGCCGTCGTGCTGCTCGTCGCGGGCGCGTTCATCGGCACGAACTGGTTCGGCCCGAACGGGTGGGGCGCGCAGCGCGAGATGGCGGCGCTGACGTCGGCGTCCGACGCGCAGCAGACCACGACCGAGGTCGCCGGCGGCGGCGAGATCACCCTCGTCTCGTCGGTCGAGCAGGGCCGAAGCGCGATCCTCGCCGCGGGCCTCTCCGAGCTCGGCGACGAGCACACCTACGAGCTCTGGTACATCGACGAGGCGGGTGCGAGCTCGGCCGGCACGTTCGACGTGGCCGGCAGCGACGAGGCGTGGCGCATCCTCGAGGGCGAGTTCGCCCCGGGCGTCGCCGTGGGCATCACGGTCGAACCCGCAGGGGGTTCACCGCAGCCGACGACCGACCCGGTCGCGGTCATCCAGACCTAG
- a CDS encoding RNA-binding S4 domain-containing protein: MTNPSQVDDISIGGEVIRLGQFLKFAGLLDSGGDVKAAIVDGDVTVNGEVDRRRGRQLHSGDLVGFDGRTVRVRP, translated from the coding sequence ATGACGAATCCGAGCCAGGTCGACGACATCTCGATCGGCGGCGAGGTCATCCGCCTCGGGCAGTTCCTGAAGTTCGCCGGCCTCCTCGACTCGGGCGGAGACGTGAAGGCGGCCATCGTCGACGGCGACGTGACCGTGAACGGCGAGGTCGATCGGCGACGGGGGCGGCAGCTCCACTCCGGCGACCTCGTCGGCTTCGACGGACGCACGGTTCGCGTTCGCCCCTGA
- a CDS encoding DEAD/DEAH box helicase, with protein MPKSKKPAGGRPAKNFDPSYASGGKGRPARAGGTKPGSRSAGHRGYRPEEADAPRAKDRWSRDERVATGRSPHRADRDGRDAGDARAPRSFDRNDRPARSNDRDDRAPRSYDRNDRPARSFDRDDRAPRSFDRNDRPARSYDRNDRNDRNDRPARSNDRDDRAPRSFDRNDRNDRPARSFDRDARPARSFDRDDRAPRSFDRNDRPARSNDRDDRAPRSFDRNDRNDRPARSFDRNDRNDRPARSFDRDDRAPRRDQGDRPARSFDRDDRAPRSFDRSDRNDRPARSFDRNDRPARSFDRSDRPARSFDRNDRAERPARRDFERAGFQDSDRRPSSFYPAKDAGSRFTPNDDVVLERLEAEAIQAGDVDGVSFGDLGLGQNVVRVLAELGAAAPFPIQAATIPVVLEGRDVLGRGKTGSGKTIAFGAPTVERLMTLWAQSGKAGGKRQMGRKPRALILAPTRELALQIDRTVQPIAQSVGLFTTQIYGGVPQGRQVGALQRGVDIVIGTPGRIEDLIEQGRLDLSEIAITVLDEADHMCDLGFLEPVQRILRRTAKGSQRLLFSATLDQGVATLVDEFLVDPAVHEVAGEDQASSTIEHRVFVIENREKRDIVAQLANRKGKTLVFSRTRAFAEDLTDHLEDYGIRAVALHGDLNQSRRTRNLQQLTSGKVDVLVATDVAARGIHVDDIDLVIQADAPDEYKTYLHRAGRTGRAGKEGRVVTLIPRNRQRRMTDLLDRAEIDAPFEFLAFGEEAFPEDAPGYQAEVVETVEVEDVASDDADGAPAASGQEQPDTADTPDVLEEADESIESDDEQAAVEASVADEKPAV; from the coding sequence ATGCCCAAGAGCAAGAAGCCCGCAGGCGGACGACCCGCCAAGAACTTCGACCCCTCGTACGCGAGCGGCGGCAAGGGCCGACCGGCACGCGCCGGCGGCACCAAGCCCGGCTCGCGCAGCGCCGGACACCGCGGCTACCGCCCCGAAGAGGCCGACGCCCCCCGCGCCAAGGACCGCTGGTCGCGCGACGAGCGCGTCGCCACCGGCCGCAGCCCGCACCGCGCCGACCGCGACGGCCGTGACGCCGGCGACGCCCGTGCGCCCCGTTCGTTCGACCGCAACGACCGTCCGGCCCGCTCGAACGACCGCGACGACCGCGCTCCCCGCTCGTACGACCGCAACGACCGTCCGGCCCGTTCGTTCGACCGTGACGACCGTGCCCCCCGTTCGTTCGACCGCAACGACCGCCCGGCACGCTCGTACGACCGCAACGACCGCAACGACCGCAACGACCGGCCCGCTCGTTCGAACGACCGTGACGACCGTGCCCCGCGTTCGTTCGACCGGAACGACCGCAACGACCGTCCGGCACGTTCGTTCGACCGTGACGCCCGTCCCGCACGTTCGTTCGACCGAGACGACCGCGCCCCCCGTTCGTTCGACCGGAACGACCGCCCGGCTCGTTCCAACGACCGTGACGATCGTGCACCTCGTTCGTTCGACCGGAACGACCGCAATGACCGTCCGGCTCGTTCGTTCGACCGGAACGACCGCAACGACCGTCCGGCCCGCTCGTTCGACCGTGACGACCGCGCCCCCCGCCGCGACCAGGGCGACCGTCCGGCCCGCTCGTTCGACCGTGACGACCGCGCCCCGCGTTCGTTCGACCGCAGCGACCGCAATGACCGTCCGGCTCGTTCGTTCGACCGGAACGACCGTCCCGCGCGTTCGTTCGACCGCAGCGATCGCCCCGCACGTTCGTTCGACCGCAACGACCGTGCCGAGCGCCCCGCGCGCCGCGACTTCGAGCGCGCCGGGTTCCAGGACTCCGACCGTCGCCCGTCGAGCTTCTACCCGGCGAAGGACGCCGGCAGCCGCTTCACCCCGAACGACGACGTGGTGCTCGAGCGCCTCGAGGCCGAGGCCATCCAGGCCGGCGACGTCGACGGCGTGAGCTTCGGCGACCTCGGCCTCGGCCAGAACGTCGTGCGCGTGCTCGCCGAGCTCGGCGCCGCGGCGCCGTTCCCGATCCAGGCCGCGACGATCCCCGTCGTGCTCGAGGGTCGCGACGTGCTCGGCCGCGGCAAGACCGGTTCGGGCAAGACCATCGCCTTCGGTGCCCCGACCGTCGAGCGCCTCATGACGCTCTGGGCCCAGAGCGGCAAGGCCGGCGGCAAGCGCCAGATGGGCCGCAAGCCCCGCGCGCTCATCCTCGCGCCGACCCGTGAGCTCGCCCTGCAGATCGACCGCACCGTTCAGCCCATCGCGCAGAGCGTCGGCCTCTTCACCACGCAGATCTACGGCGGCGTGCCCCAGGGCCGCCAGGTCGGTGCGCTGCAGCGCGGCGTCGACATCGTGATCGGCACGCCCGGTCGCATCGAGGACCTCATCGAGCAGGGCCGCCTCGACCTCAGCGAGATCGCCATCACGGTGCTCGACGAGGCCGACCACATGTGCGACCTCGGGTTCCTCGAGCCCGTGCAGCGCATCCTGCGTCGCACCGCGAAGGGCAGCCAGCGGCTCCTCTTCTCGGCCACGCTCGACCAGGGCGTCGCGACGCTCGTCGACGAGTTCCTCGTCGACCCGGCCGTGCACGAGGTCGCCGGCGAAGACCAGGCCTCCTCGACGATCGAGCACCGCGTGTTCGTCATCGAGAACCGCGAGAAGCGCGACATCGTCGCCCAGCTCGCGAACCGCAAGGGCAAGACCCTCGTCTTCAGCCGTACGCGTGCGTTCGCCGAGGACCTCACCGACCACCTCGAGGACTACGGCATCCGCGCCGTGGCGCTGCACGGCGACCTGAACCAGTCGCGCCGCACGCGCAACCTGCAGCAGCTCACCTCGGGCAAGGTCGACGTGCTCGTCGCAACGGATGTCGCGGCACGCGGCATCCACGTCGACGACATCGACCTCGTGATCCAGGCCGACGCGCCCGACGAGTACAAGACGTACCTGCACCGCGCCGGCCGCACGGGCCGCGCCGGCAAGGAGGGCCGCGTGGTCACCCTGATCCCGCGCAACCGTCAGCGTCGCATGACCGACCTGCTCGACCGCGCCGAGATCGACGCGCCGTTCGAGTTCCTCGCGTTCGGCGAGGAGGCGTTCCCCGAGGACGCACCCGGCTATCAGGCCGAGGTCGTCGAGACCGTCGAGGTCGAGGATGTCGCGAGCGACGACGCCGATGGCGCGCCTGCCGCATCCGGCCAGGAGCAGCCCGACACGGCCGACACCCCCGACGTGCTCGAGGAGGCCGACGAGTCGATCGAGTCCGACGACGAGCAGGCAGCCGTCGAGGCATCCGTCGCCGACGAGAAGCCGGCCGTCTGA
- a CDS encoding fasciclin domain-containing protein — protein MRSIRSTRTALAVFSITAVAMLGLAGCSSDTGSSSESDEPTTSEESMAPTEEAMDPAADLVGPGCAAYAEAVPDGAGSVAGMSEDPVAVAASNNPMLTTLTAAVSGELNPDVNLVDTLNGDEFTVFAPVDDAFAKIDPATIESLKTDADTLTSILTYHVVPGQLSPDEVVGMQTTVQGGTVEVTGSGDDLMVNDAKVICGGVHTANATVYLIDTVLMPSM, from the coding sequence ATGCGATCGATCCGCAGCACCCGTACCGCACTCGCCGTGTTCTCGATCACGGCCGTCGCCATGCTCGGCCTGGCAGGCTGCAGCTCCGACACCGGAAGCTCGTCGGAGTCCGACGAACCCACGACGTCGGAGGAGTCCATGGCTCCCACCGAAGAGGCCATGGACCCGGCCGCAGACCTCGTCGGCCCCGGATGCGCCGCGTACGCCGAGGCCGTTCCGGACGGCGCGGGCTCGGTCGCCGGCATGTCCGAGGACCCGGTCGCCGTCGCGGCGTCCAACAACCCGATGCTGACGACGCTCACCGCGGCCGTCTCGGGTGAGCTGAACCCCGACGTCAACCTCGTCGACACGCTGAACGGCGACGAGTTCACCGTCTTCGCGCCGGTCGACGACGCGTTCGCGAAGATCGACCCCGCCACGATCGAGTCGCTGAAGACCGATGCCGACACGCTGACGTCGATCCTGACGTACCACGTGGTGCCCGGCCAGCTCTCGCCTGACGAGGTCGTCGGAATGCAGACGACCGTGCAGGGCGGCACCGTCGAGGTCACCGGCTCCGGTGACGACCTCATGGTCAACGACGCCAAGGTCATCTGCGGCGGCGTGCACACGGCCAACGCCACCGTGTACCTCATCGACACGGTGCTGATGCCGTCGATGTAG
- a CDS encoding YihY/virulence factor BrkB family protein: MTHEDSPIRISRHEWRLIGVRAWHEFRINQSYDVAAALTYYAVLTVFPAALASLAILGTFGTAEEVTRAVLSVLADLGGDSIAAALSEPVAQLLNASHQWFAILVGSAGALWSVSGYLGVFGRGMNRILNVEEGRPFWKSRPLMVLTAIIVLVLVAALALILLLSGPIADAAARTLGLDEGVVFWWDLVKIPIAVALMAATVALLYWAAPNVRRRDFRWMSVGAAAAVLTWVVVTLLFGWYAVGLGTYERNYGVLGSAVAFLLWVWLSNLAILLGAALDTEVERVRQLRSGMPAEERLQLPIRDDRMIRKNHAQRAADVRAAERLKPPGNVEDFV, translated from the coding sequence ATGACCCACGAGGACTCCCCCATCCGGATCTCGCGGCACGAATGGCGACTCATCGGTGTGCGCGCCTGGCACGAGTTCCGCATCAACCAGTCGTACGACGTGGCTGCGGCGCTCACCTACTACGCGGTGCTCACGGTGTTCCCGGCGGCGCTCGCATCGCTCGCGATCCTCGGCACGTTCGGCACCGCCGAGGAGGTCACGCGCGCGGTGCTCAGCGTGCTCGCCGACCTCGGCGGCGACTCGATCGCGGCGGCGCTGTCCGAACCCGTCGCTCAGCTCCTGAACGCGTCGCACCAGTGGTTCGCGATCCTCGTCGGGTCGGCCGGCGCGCTGTGGTCGGTCTCCGGCTACCTCGGGGTCTTCGGGCGCGGCATGAACCGCATCCTGAACGTCGAGGAGGGCCGGCCCTTCTGGAAGTCGCGGCCGCTCATGGTGCTCACCGCGATCATCGTGCTCGTGCTCGTCGCCGCGCTCGCCCTGATCCTGCTGCTGAGCGGGCCCATCGCGGATGCCGCGGCCCGCACCCTCGGCCTCGACGAGGGCGTCGTGTTCTGGTGGGACCTCGTGAAGATCCCGATCGCCGTCGCGCTGATGGCCGCGACGGTCGCGCTGCTCTACTGGGCCGCGCCGAACGTGCGGCGGCGCGACTTCCGCTGGATGAGCGTCGGCGCGGCGGCCGCCGTGCTGACCTGGGTGGTCGTGACCCTGCTGTTCGGCTGGTACGCCGTCGGCCTCGGCACCTACGAACGCAACTACGGGGTGCTCGGCAGCGCGGTCGCCTTCCTGCTCTGGGTCTGGCTGTCGAACCTCGCGATCCTGCTCGGGGCGGCGCTCGACACCGAGGTCGAGCGCGTGCGCCAACTCCGGTCCGGCATGCCGGCCGAGGAGCGGCTGCAGCTGCCCATCCGCGACGACCGCATGATCCGCAAGAACCACGCGCAGCGCGCGGCCGACGTGCGGGCGGCCGAGCGGCTGAAGCCGCCCGGCAACGTCGAGGACTTCGTCTAG
- a CDS encoding DUF4383 domain-containing protein: MGSSVNRIVGVVFGAVYLVVGLLGFAVTGGVGFIATEGGLLLGVFAVNPLHNIAHLLIGAALLVAGIVSTRAAKGVNTVVGAAYLLLGIVGFFLAGTAANILALNTADHFLHLASALVLLGVGLGAESVSHSTSRTATA, from the coding sequence ATGGGAAGCTCCGTCAACCGCATCGTCGGCGTCGTCTTCGGCGCGGTCTACCTCGTCGTTGGACTGCTCGGCTTCGCCGTCACCGGCGGCGTCGGATTCATCGCCACCGAGGGCGGCCTGCTGCTCGGCGTCTTCGCGGTGAACCCGCTGCACAACATCGCCCACCTGCTCATCGGCGCCGCGCTGCTGGTCGCCGGCATCGTCAGCACCCGCGCGGCGAAGGGCGTCAACACGGTCGTCGGCGCCGCATACCTGCTGCTCGGCATCGTCGGGTTCTTCCTGGCGGGCACGGCCGCGAACATCCTCGCGTTGAACACCGCAGACCACTTCCTGCACCTCGCCAGCGCGCTCGTGCTGCTGGGCGTCGGTCTCGGGGCGGAAAGCGTCAGCCATTCCACCAGCCGCACGGCGACGGCCTAG
- a CDS encoding DUF305 domain-containing protein: MTPRNGSVGRMSVLIAASVALVVVAVVAFSIGRLSTLAEPTPTDASAEAGFSRDMQVHHLQGAELAMIVRDETDDPDIRLLAYDIARTQSQQAGQLYGWLRSWGLPQAASEPSMTWMAAAPVGTADHDAHDGGTHEPGQPMPGLATPEQIAELQAASGVDAERIFLELMIAHHRGAIEMADAVLERSTNPLVTPFATSVVTSQNAEIALMEDLLAERG; this comes from the coding sequence ATGACCCCTCGGAACGGCTCCGTCGGACGGATGTCGGTGCTCATCGCGGCATCCGTCGCCCTGGTGGTGGTCGCCGTCGTCGCCTTCTCGATCGGGCGGCTCAGCACGCTCGCGGAACCCACGCCGACCGATGCCAGCGCCGAGGCCGGTTTCTCCCGCGACATGCAGGTGCACCACCTCCAGGGCGCCGAACTCGCGATGATCGTGCGCGACGAGACCGACGACCCCGACATCCGTCTGCTCGCGTACGACATCGCTCGAACGCAGTCGCAGCAGGCGGGCCAGCTGTACGGATGGCTGCGATCGTGGGGGCTGCCGCAGGCGGCCTCAGAGCCGTCGATGACCTGGATGGCCGCAGCGCCGGTCGGCACCGCGGACCACGACGCGCACGACGGCGGGACGCATGAGCCCGGCCAGCCCATGCCGGGCCTCGCGACCCCCGAGCAGATCGCCGAACTGCAGGCCGCCAGCGGGGTCGACGCCGAACGGATCTTCCTCGAGTTGATGATCGCGCATCACCGCGGCGCGATCGAGATGGCCGACGCGGTGCTCGAGCGATCGACGAACCCGCTCGTCACGCCCTTCGCCACGTCGGTCGTGACGAGCCAGAACGCGGAGATCGCCCTCATGGAGGACCTGCTCGCCGAGCGCGGCTGA
- a CDS encoding antibiotic biosynthesis monooxygenase, translated as MTANDPVTVSIRREVDPERIPEVTAWVQAGINRANRYPGFLGSGWVRAGEDANVWHMLYRFSSEATLDAWEHSADRASWLASGEGLVRSERSRRRTGIEGWFDEPPTGSIPVVDPSATSDLDDLPPAPPRWKQAVTIWLGFFPVNLVFSYLIAPVPGWGDLALWLRVLATTLVLTPIMTYWVLPFVTRSLHRWLAPRTT; from the coding sequence ATGACCGCGAACGACCCCGTCACCGTCTCGATCCGTCGAGAGGTCGACCCCGAACGCATCCCCGAGGTGACCGCCTGGGTGCAGGCCGGCATCAACCGGGCGAATCGCTACCCCGGCTTCCTCGGCTCCGGCTGGGTGCGCGCCGGTGAAGACGCGAACGTCTGGCACATGCTCTACCGGTTCTCGAGCGAGGCGACGCTCGACGCCTGGGAGCACTCGGCCGACCGGGCGAGCTGGCTCGCCTCCGGCGAGGGCCTCGTGCGGTCCGAACGCTCCCGCCGCCGCACCGGCATCGAGGGCTGGTTCGACGAGCCGCCGACCGGGTCGATCCCGGTCGTCGACCCGTCCGCGACCTCCGACCTCGACGACCTGCCGCCTGCGCCGCCGCGCTGGAAGCAGGCGGTGACGATCTGGCTCGGGTTCTTCCCGGTGAACCTCGTGTTCAGCTACCTCATCGCGCCCGTTCCCGGCTGGGGCGACCTGGCGCTCTGGCTTCGCGTGCTCGCCACGACGCTCGTGCTCACGCCGATCATGACGTACTGGGTGCTGCCGTTCGTGACGCGTTCGCTGCACCGGTGGCTCGCGCCGCGCACGACCTGA
- a CDS encoding cupin domain-containing protein, with product MSDFQVLDIGGLDAWRSHFGGFRPDSSRDGRRVVDHELTMQYLGMTANALQPGEEAGYWHRHAKVEELYVFLEGQGQMGLDDEVVDVGPGTVVRVGQGVWRTWRATPGGEGELRWLCIRAGGTELPHLPDDSERGGDRPMPW from the coding sequence GTGAGCGACTTTCAGGTTCTGGACATCGGTGGACTCGACGCATGGCGATCGCATTTCGGCGGATTCCGCCCCGACAGCTCCCGCGACGGCCGCCGCGTCGTCGACCACGAGCTGACGATGCAGTACCTCGGCATGACGGCGAACGCGCTGCAGCCGGGTGAGGAGGCCGGCTACTGGCACCGGCACGCGAAGGTCGAGGAGCTCTACGTGTTCCTCGAAGGGCAGGGTCAGATGGGGCTCGACGACGAGGTCGTCGATGTCGGCCCCGGCACGGTCGTGCGCGTCGGGCAGGGCGTCTGGCGCACCTGGCGCGCCACTCCCGGCGGCGAGGGCGAACTGCGCTGGCTGTGCATCAGGGCCGGCGGCACCGAGCTGCCGCATCTTCCCGACGACTCGGAGCGCGGCGGCGACCGGCCGATGCCCTGGTGA
- a CDS encoding alpha/beta hydrolase — protein sequence MTSTRNAGGSGIRSRRILVTAAAALVAVVGVSALSGFHRELREIDPRGADTASELSGTIAQVGIRTFDAPDGIRVDEDLEYGVQDDGTVLTLDVCRPSAVAAAFAADDDERLPAVVSIHGGSWARGDKANADWRNVCMWLASEGFVAASVNYRLVPDVRFPAAIDDVSLAVEWLREPEQLERFDLDPARIGAFGGSAGGNLAALLGTRGEGPLDTGSRVAAVAEISGPVGLTTAELEGDGASTWLQGIVAEYLGCEAGAGDDACPQATDASPATFADPSDPPFFVGHADAEVIPLQQSRRFVANLADAGVPAELAVSTGAEHSIGILDESMRIRVAAFLHAQLG from the coding sequence GTGACCTCGACCCGAAACGCAGGCGGCTCCGGCATCCGCTCGCGGCGGATCCTGGTGACCGCCGCTGCCGCCCTCGTGGCCGTCGTCGGCGTGTCCGCGCTGTCGGGCTTCCACCGCGAACTCCGCGAGATCGACCCGCGTGGGGCGGATACCGCGAGCGAGCTCTCGGGCACCATCGCCCAGGTCGGCATCCGCACGTTCGACGCCCCAGACGGCATCCGCGTCGATGAAGACCTCGAATACGGCGTGCAGGACGACGGCACCGTGCTGACGCTCGACGTCTGCCGGCCGTCGGCCGTGGCCGCGGCGTTCGCCGCCGACGACGACGAGCGGCTTCCGGCGGTGGTCTCGATCCACGGCGGCAGCTGGGCGCGCGGCGACAAGGCCAACGCCGACTGGCGCAACGTCTGCATGTGGCTCGCGAGCGAGGGCTTCGTCGCGGCATCCGTCAACTACCGGCTCGTGCCCGACGTGCGGTTCCCGGCCGCGATCGACGACGTGTCCCTCGCGGTCGAGTGGTTGCGCGAGCCCGAGCAGCTCGAGCGGTTCGACCTCGACCCGGCGCGCATCGGCGCGTTCGGCGGCTCGGCGGGCGGCAACCTCGCGGCCCTGCTCGGCACGCGCGGCGAGGGCCCGCTCGACACCGGCTCCCGGGTGGCGGCGGTCGCGGAGATCTCCGGACCGGTCGGCCTGACCACGGCCGAGCTCGAGGGCGACGGCGCGTCGACCTGGTTGCAGGGCATCGTCGCCGAGTACCTCGGTTGCGAGGCGGGCGCGGGCGACGACGCCTGCCCCCAGGCGACGGATGCCTCGCCCGCGACGTTCGCCGACCCGAGCGACCCGCCGTTCTTCGTCGGCCACGCCGACGCCGAGGTCATCCCACTCCAGCAGTCGCGACGGTTCGTCGCGAACCTCGCCGATGCCGGCGTTCCGGCCGAGCTCGCGGTGAGCACGGGAGCCGAGCACTCCATCGGCATCCTCGACGAGAGCATGCGCATCCGCGTCGCGGCGTTCCTGCACGCGCAGCTCGGCTGA
- a CDS encoding collagen-like protein translates to MVDDGNPQQTPSEPTTPPDPAASDAATGAVGQEATTTVTTTGATPPEPPAEKKPAGVTAATLILVGVAVVLLSFVAAFLGSLLAGSASTEAAATPTPTPVVVDDAAYEEALEEILPAGSAVRAGTGAPEAGKGYEGDVYIDLSTSDVYVFQDDDWTLAGNIRTSAAENLTGATGETGAKGETGATGETGATGETGATGETGAPGAPGTQVLLGTGEPDPETCVTDGDVYVDTEVGAFYECSSGSWTLFGPPTDATPPTPEPTEDAAEE, encoded by the coding sequence ATGGTCGACGACGGCAACCCGCAGCAGACGCCTTCCGAACCGACGACGCCGCCTGATCCGGCCGCGAGCGATGCGGCGACGGGGGCCGTCGGCCAGGAGGCGACGACGACCGTGACGACGACCGGAGCCACTCCACCGGAGCCGCCCGCCGAGAAGAAGCCGGCGGGCGTGACCGCGGCGACGCTCATCTTGGTCGGCGTCGCCGTGGTGCTGCTGTCGTTCGTGGCGGCGTTCCTCGGCTCGCTCCTCGCGGGCTCGGCGAGCACCGAGGCGGCTGCGACGCCCACGCCGACGCCCGTGGTGGTCGATGACGCCGCGTACGAGGAGGCCCTCGAGGAGATCCTCCCGGCGGGTTCGGCGGTTCGCGCCGGCACGGGGGCGCCGGAGGCCGGCAAGGGGTATGAGGGAGACGTTTACATCGATCTCTCGACCTCCGACGTGTACGTCTTCCAGGACGACGACTGGACGCTCGCGGGCAACATCCGCACGTCCGCCGCCGAGAACCTCACCGGGGCGACGGGCGAGACCGGCGCGAAGGGCGAGACGGGCGCGACCGGCGAGACCGGTGCCACGGGCGAGACCGGTGCAACCGGTGAGACGGGCGCACCGGGTGCGCCCGGCACGCAGGTGCTGCTCGGCACGGGCGAGCCCGATCCGGAGACGTGCGTCACCGACGGCGACGTCTACGTCGACACCGAGGTGGGGGCGTTCTACGAGTGCTCCTCGGGATCGTGGACGCTGTTCGGCCCGCCGACGGACGCCACCCCGCCGACTCCCGAGCCCACGGAGGATGCCGCCGAGGAGTGA
- a CDS encoding DedA family protein, whose protein sequence is MTPLTSLATAPSAIAAAATADHGFTGLTGFAADILNAMGDAGVGVLVFLEVLIPPIPSEVILPFAGYLSQSGDLHLGWLIVWSTLASVLGALLLYGLGAVIGLERAISWIAWTRLVSRTDLDRGAEWFHRHGRWSVLFGRMIPGVRSLISLPAGADRMSLPTFVLFTTLGSAAWNSLLIGVGAALGTQHQAIDHWLADLDYLVYGAIAVGLVVLVVRRIREQRAVQREGGEPAES, encoded by the coding sequence ATGACTCCCCTGACCTCCCTCGCGACCGCGCCTTCGGCGATCGCCGCCGCCGCGACCGCCGACCACGGCTTCACCGGGCTGACCGGGTTCGCCGCCGACATCCTGAACGCCATGGGCGACGCGGGCGTCGGGGTGCTCGTGTTCCTCGAGGTGCTCATCCCGCCGATCCCGAGCGAGGTGATCCTGCCGTTCGCGGGCTACCTCAGCCAGTCGGGCGACCTGCACCTCGGCTGGCTCATCGTGTGGTCGACGCTCGCCTCGGTGCTCGGCGCCCTGCTGCTCTACGGGCTCGGCGCCGTGATCGGCCTCGAACGCGCCATCTCGTGGATCGCGTGGACCAGGCTCGTCAGCCGCACCGACCTCGATCGCGGCGCCGAGTGGTTCCACCGGCACGGGCGCTGGTCGGTGCTGTTCGGCCGCATGATCCCTGGCGTGCGCAGCCTCATCTCGTTGCCGGCCGGTGCCGATCGCATGTCCCTGCCCACGTTCGTGCTCTTCACCACGCTCGGCTCGGCCGCGTGGAACTCGCTGCTGATCGGCGTCGGCGCGGCCCTCGGCACCCAGCACCAGGCCATCGACCACTGGCTGGCGGACCTCGACTACCTCGTCTACGGGGCGATCGCCGTCGGCCTCGTCGTGCTCGTGGTGCGGCGCATCCGCGAGCAGCGGGCCGTGCAGCGCGAGGGCGGCGAGCCCGCCGAGTCGTGA